The following proteins are encoded in a genomic region of Corynebacterium atypicum:
- a CDS encoding DUF4244 domain-containing protein has translation MGRWARRLISDEEGLSMIEYAMGTLAAAALAAVLYVIINSSAVSDAIEGIIMDALSNTPG, from the coding sequence CTGGGGCGCTGGGCGCGTCGCTTGATCTCGGACGAAGAGGGGCTATCAATGATCGAGTACGCCATGGGCACGCTCGCGGCCGCCGCGCTGGCCGCGGTGCTCTACGTGATCATCAATAGCTCCGCGGTAAGTGACGCAATCGAGGGCATCATCATGGACGCCCTGTCGAATACTCCAGGCTGA